A single genomic interval of Rhizobium leguminosarum bv. trifolii WSM1325 harbors:
- a CDS encoding conserved hypothetical protein (KEGG: ret:RHE_CH04087 hypothetical protein), whose amino-acid sequence MKLYRFLTGPDDASFCHKVTAALNKGWSLEGSPTYAFNAAIGAMQCGQAVVKHVEGKDYDPEMKLSEQ is encoded by the coding sequence ATGAAACTCTACCGCTTCCTGACCGGTCCTGACGATGCTTCCTTCTGCCATAAGGTCACCGCCGCCCTCAACAAGGGCTGGTCGCTGGAGGGCTCCCCGACCTATGCCTTCAATGCCGCAATCGGCGCGATGCAGTGCGGCCAGGCCGTCGTCAAACATGTCGAAGGCAAGGATTACGATCCTGAGATGAAACTCTCCGAGCAGTGA
- a CDS encoding protein of unknown function DUF1025 (PFAM: protein of unknown function DUF1025~KEGG: ret:RHE_CH04086 hypothetical protein), with translation MARIDQSDDWRDRHAPTISAFESLAMEAYSHLPDEFRQLTTNLTIEIEDFPDDDVFEDMALETPFDLLGLFEGRGISERFTVETGEMPNRIRLYRRPILDYWAENDETLGDIITHVLIHEIGHHFGLSDDDMERIEASAEEAAER, from the coding sequence ATGGCCCGCATAGACCAGAGCGATGATTGGCGGGACCGCCATGCGCCGACGATCAGCGCCTTCGAGTCGCTGGCGATGGAGGCCTATAGCCATCTGCCGGATGAATTCCGCCAGCTGACGACCAACCTCACGATCGAGATCGAAGATTTCCCCGATGACGACGTTTTCGAGGACATGGCGCTGGAAACCCCTTTCGATCTGCTTGGCCTTTTCGAGGGCAGGGGCATTTCCGAACGTTTCACGGTGGAAACCGGCGAGATGCCGAACCGCATCCGCCTCTACCGCCGCCCCATCCTCGATTACTGGGCTGAGAACGACGAGACGCTCGGCGATATCATCACCCACGTCCTGATCCACGAAATCGGCCACCATTTCGGGCTGAGCGACGATGACATGGAGCGGATCGAGGCAAGCGCCGAGGAAGCAGCCGAGCGATAG